One Micromonospora sp. WMMD812 genomic window carries:
- a CDS encoding SDR family oxidoreductase, with protein MRARLAVVSGGGTGIGAAVARTLAGDGYDVLVVGRRADVLEAAAKRVSDECGRADAVSAVVADLTDPDQLDRVVAAVGGRAVDVVVNNAGGYLGGDTDTLAATAAHWRANLDANVLTAVLLTEALRPALRRPGGRVILVSSIAAQRGGAGPYSAAKAALHGWAYDLAAQLGPEQITVNVVSPGYVADTEFFGDRMTAEGHARRVAATLVGRAGEPADIAEAVRYLASPAAGYVTGQVLGVNGGSVLGR; from the coding sequence ATGAGAGCGCGGTTGGCTGTGGTCAGTGGGGGCGGGACGGGGATCGGGGCGGCCGTTGCCCGGACGCTCGCCGGAGACGGGTACGACGTGCTCGTCGTGGGGCGGCGGGCGGACGTGCTGGAGGCCGCCGCGAAGCGGGTCTCCGACGAGTGCGGGCGGGCGGACGCGGTCTCCGCGGTCGTCGCGGACCTGACCGATCCGGACCAGCTCGACCGGGTGGTCGCGGCAGTCGGCGGCCGGGCGGTCGACGTGGTGGTGAACAACGCCGGCGGCTACCTCGGCGGGGATACCGACACGCTCGCCGCGACCGCCGCGCACTGGCGGGCCAACCTGGACGCCAACGTGCTGACCGCCGTGCTGCTCACCGAGGCGCTGCGGCCGGCCCTGCGCCGCCCGGGCGGCCGGGTGATCCTGGTCAGCTCGATCGCCGCCCAGCGTGGCGGCGCGGGGCCGTACTCGGCGGCGAAGGCGGCGCTGCACGGCTGGGCGTACGACCTCGCCGCACAGCTCGGCCCGGAACAGATCACGGTCAACGTGGTCAGCCCCGGCTACGTCGCCGACACCGAGTTCTTCGGCGACCGGATGACGGCGGAGGGGCACGCGAGGCGGGTCGCGGCCACGCTGGTCGGGCGGGCCGGCGAACCGGCCGACATCGCCGAGGCGGTCCGTTACCTCGCGAGCCCGGCCGCCGGCTACGTCACCGGGCAGGTGCTGGGAGTCAACGGCGGGTCCGTGCTCGGCCGCTGA
- a CDS encoding branched-chain amino acid ABC transporter permease, which yields MTEVKSPEVPAPPAAVPAELTGEQGRWHRVRPFLPLVALLVAAIVPYSTLPLPGIFEGPLNSPGTLQLLAVCLVFGGLAAGYDLLFGRTGMLSFGHALYFAAGVYGTDILVTKAGLPLWQAALLTITGGTILAALLGAVALRTVGIAFAMVTLAFAQVGAILVARDFGGFTGGEEGLPLDVTNLPAALVGVTNTVNLYWLALAYLAVVVFVVHRVSGSPTGRVLAGLRDDERRIGVLGLDPYRYKLVAFTLAGGLAAAGGVVYCLIVGGASPHITSSELTLSLLVMVVLGGPGTRWGPVLGGVLYMYLDHRLTAFGTSDAVDALPAVLSRPLSQPLFVLGTIFILAVYFFPGGLASLTPRLTLLRRSLRSPSRSRR from the coding sequence ATGACCGAGGTCAAGAGCCCCGAGGTTCCCGCGCCGCCCGCGGCGGTGCCCGCCGAACTCACCGGGGAGCAGGGCCGGTGGCACCGCGTGCGGCCGTTCCTGCCGCTGGTCGCGCTGCTGGTCGCGGCGATCGTGCCGTACTCGACGCTGCCCCTGCCGGGGATCTTCGAGGGGCCGCTGAACTCGCCCGGCACCCTGCAACTGCTCGCCGTCTGCCTGGTCTTCGGTGGCCTCGCCGCCGGGTACGACCTGCTCTTCGGCCGGACCGGGATGCTCTCCTTCGGGCACGCGCTCTACTTCGCCGCCGGGGTGTACGGCACCGACATCCTGGTCACCAAGGCTGGGCTGCCGCTCTGGCAGGCGGCGCTGCTCACCATCACCGGCGGAACGATCCTGGCCGCGCTGCTCGGTGCGGTCGCGCTGCGTACGGTCGGCATCGCGTTCGCTATGGTGACGCTGGCCTTCGCCCAGGTCGGTGCGATCCTGGTGGCCCGCGACTTCGGCGGCTTCACCGGCGGCGAGGAGGGCCTGCCGCTGGACGTCACCAACCTGCCGGCCGCCCTGGTCGGGGTGACCAACACCGTCAACCTGTACTGGCTGGCGTTGGCGTACCTCGCGGTGGTGGTCTTCGTGGTCCACCGGGTGTCCGGCTCGCCGACCGGGCGGGTGCTGGCCGGGCTGCGCGACGACGAGCGGCGGATCGGCGTGCTCGGGCTCGACCCGTACCGCTACAAGCTGGTGGCGTTCACCCTGGCCGGCGGGCTCGCGGCGGCCGGGGGAGTGGTCTACTGCCTGATCGTCGGTGGCGCCTCGCCGCACATCACCTCGTCCGAGCTGACCCTGTCGCTGCTGGTCATGGTGGTGCTCGGCGGGCCGGGCACGCGGTGGGGGCCGGTGCTCGGCGGCGTCCTCTACATGTACCTGGACCACCGGCTCACCGCCTTCGGCACCTCCGACGCGGTGGACGCGCTGCCCGCGGTGCTGAGCCGCCCGCTCTCCCAGCCGCTCTTCGTGCTCGGCACCATCTTCATCCTGGCCGTGTACTTCTTCCCGGGCGGCCTGGCCAGCCTCACCCCCCGCCTGACCCTCCTCCGCCGCTCTCTGCGATCTCCTTCGCGCTCCCGCCGCTGA
- a CDS encoding branched-chain amino acid ABC transporter permease: protein MGTVILLALTGLGLAALYFLVASGLSLVFGLADVLNFAHGLFLGVGAYATWWAAGNLPGAGSDGFGFVLAVAFGVAAGTLVAVLVELVLIRPLYSRTIEQVLVTVGLSLAGVALLQATWGADARPFPRPDWTREVTGILGAQVPNGGLLLIIAAVLVLGALLAFLQWTRYGLVIRAGVENREMVTALGIDVRKAFTLVFAIGGAAAALAGALGGVYFGTVSPGQGGSLLIFAFIVVVIGGMGSVVGSAYAAVAVGLLQQFVNYYGPSGLGDVCVVGLLAAVLLLRPQGIAGKVATA, encoded by the coding sequence ATGGGCACCGTGATCCTGCTGGCGCTGACCGGGCTGGGCCTGGCGGCGCTCTACTTCCTGGTCGCCTCCGGGCTCTCCCTGGTCTTCGGCCTGGCCGACGTGCTCAACTTCGCGCACGGGCTCTTCCTGGGCGTCGGCGCGTACGCGACCTGGTGGGCGGCGGGCAACCTGCCGGGCGCCGGTTCGGACGGGTTCGGCTTCGTGCTCGCGGTCGCCTTCGGGGTGGCCGCCGGCACGCTGGTCGCCGTGCTGGTCGAGCTGGTGCTGATCCGGCCGCTCTACTCGCGCACCATCGAACAGGTGCTGGTCACCGTCGGCCTCTCACTCGCCGGGGTGGCGCTGCTCCAGGCCACCTGGGGCGCCGACGCGCGGCCGTTCCCGCGGCCCGACTGGACCCGGGAGGTGACCGGGATCCTCGGCGCGCAGGTGCCCAACGGCGGCCTGCTGCTGATCATCGCTGCCGTGCTGGTGCTCGGCGCGCTGCTCGCCTTCCTGCAGTGGACCCGCTACGGCCTGGTGATCCGGGCCGGCGTGGAGAACCGGGAGATGGTGACCGCGCTCGGCATCGACGTCCGCAAGGCGTTCACGCTGGTGTTCGCGATCGGCGGGGCCGCCGCGGCGCTGGCCGGAGCCCTCGGCGGCGTCTACTTCGGCACCGTCTCGCCGGGCCAGGGCGGGTCGCTGCTCATCTTCGCCTTCATCGTGGTGGTGATCGGCGGGATGGGATCGGTGGTCGGCTCCGCGTACGCGGCGGTCGCGGTCGGGCTGCTGCAACAGTTCGTCAACTACTACGGCCCGTCCGGACTCGGCGACGTCTGCGTGGTCGGGCTGCTGGCCGCGGTGCTGCTGCTGCGCCCGCAGGGCATCGCCGGAAAGGTGGCAACGGCATGA